The following are from one region of the Cottoperca gobio chromosome 13, fCotGob3.1, whole genome shotgun sequence genome:
- the pid1 gene encoding PTB-containing, cubilin and LRP1-interacting protein isoform X2, producing the protein MHTSSLQVLSARRYVLLAFLKCFYLSIKRSSSQRPHEVAYLGKVTISGTQFLSGCTESAVVGLVERRAQQQGNSLLEIRPFQVRLHHLDEHGEASVTMDTYQVARIAYCTADHSVRPNVFAWIYREINDDLTFQMDCHAVECESKLEAKKLAHSMMEAFRKTFHSMRSDGRIHKSGSSDDFAEDSSSPEDSTPDDG; encoded by the exons ATGCACACCTCATCTCTGCAGGTGTTGTCGGCCAGACGTTATGTTCTTCtggcctttttaaaatgtttctatcTGAGTATCAAACGTAGCTCAAGTCAACGTCCCCACGAG GTGGCCTACCTGGGTAAGGTGACTATCTCCGGGACCCAGTTCCTGTCCGGCTGCACAGAGTCGGCGGTGGTGGGCCTGGTGGAGCGTCGTGCGCAGCAGCAGGGCAACTCTCTGCTGGAGATCCGGCCCTTCCAGGTGCGTCTTCACCACCTGGATGAGCACGGCGAGGCCTCGGTAACCATGGACACCTACCAGGTGGCGCGGATCGCCTACTGCACGGCCGACCACAGCGTCCGACCCAACGTGTTCGCCTGGATCTACCGCGAGATCAACGACGACCTCACCTTCCAGATGGACTGCCACGCCGTGGAGTGCGAGAGCAAGCTGGAGGCCAAGAAGCTGGCGCACTCGATGATGGAGGCTTTCCGCAAGACTTTCCACAGCATGCGCAGCGACGGCCGCATCCACAAGAGCGGCTCATCGGACGACTTCGCCGAGGACTCATCCTCCCCCGAAGACTCGACCCCAGACGACGGTTGA
- the pid1 gene encoding PTB-containing, cubilin and LRP1-interacting protein isoform X3 has translation MHTSSLQVAYLGKVTISGTQFLSGCTESAVVGLVERRAQQQGNSLLEIRPFQVRLHHLDEHGEASVTMDTYQVARIAYCTADHSVRPNVFAWIYREINDDLTFQMDCHAVECESKLEAKKLAHSMMEAFRKTFHSMRSDGRIHKSGSSDDFAEDSSSPEDSTPDDG, from the exons ATGCACACCTCATCTCTGCAG GTGGCCTACCTGGGTAAGGTGACTATCTCCGGGACCCAGTTCCTGTCCGGCTGCACAGAGTCGGCGGTGGTGGGCCTGGTGGAGCGTCGTGCGCAGCAGCAGGGCAACTCTCTGCTGGAGATCCGGCCCTTCCAGGTGCGTCTTCACCACCTGGATGAGCACGGCGAGGCCTCGGTAACCATGGACACCTACCAGGTGGCGCGGATCGCCTACTGCACGGCCGACCACAGCGTCCGACCCAACGTGTTCGCCTGGATCTACCGCGAGATCAACGACGACCTCACCTTCCAGATGGACTGCCACGCCGTGGAGTGCGAGAGCAAGCTGGAGGCCAAGAAGCTGGCGCACTCGATGATGGAGGCTTTCCGCAAGACTTTCCACAGCATGCGCAGCGACGGCCGCATCCACAAGAGCGGCTCATCGGACGACTTCGCCGAGGACTCATCCTCCCCCGAAGACTCGACCCCAGACGACGGTTGA